In one window of Tumebacillus algifaecis DNA:
- the purN gene encoding phosphoribosylglycinamide formyltransferase has translation MAKFAILASGSGSNAQVLINWVRAGKIDAELACLVCDRPGAKVIERAEAAEVPVLVYSPKEFVNKAAYEAQLVADLRARGVEYVVLAGYLRICGPTFLEAYAGRTINLHPSLLPLFPGLHAIRDAFEAGVKYTGVTVHFIDEGVDTGPIIRQETVWIAPEDTLETLEAKIHAAEHRLLPEVAAQFLTGQLQLVNGKIETEKK, from the coding sequence ATGGCGAAGTTTGCAATTTTGGCATCAGGATCTGGGTCGAATGCCCAGGTCCTGATCAATTGGGTGCGGGCAGGAAAAATTGACGCCGAACTGGCCTGCCTCGTCTGTGACCGACCAGGGGCGAAGGTGATCGAACGAGCAGAGGCAGCGGAGGTTCCTGTGCTCGTTTATTCACCGAAAGAGTTCGTAAATAAAGCGGCGTATGAGGCACAACTTGTCGCCGATCTGCGCGCGCGCGGTGTGGAGTATGTCGTGCTGGCTGGCTATTTGCGCATCTGTGGCCCGACGTTTTTGGAAGCGTATGCGGGGCGGACGATCAACCTGCATCCTTCTTTGCTCCCGCTGTTTCCAGGGCTGCACGCGATTCGCGACGCGTTCGAAGCGGGCGTGAAGTACACGGGCGTCACGGTGCATTTTATAGATGAAGGCGTGGATACCGGCCCGATCATCCGTCAAGAGACGGTCTGGATCGCTCCGGAAGATACGCTCGAAACGCTGGAAGCGAAGATTCATGCTGCGGAACATCGGTTGCTGCCAGAAGTGGCGGCACAATTTTTGACCGGGCAGTTACAGCTTGTGAACGGCAAAATCGAGACAGAGAAAAAGTAG
- the purH gene encoding bifunctional phosphoribosylaminoimidazolecarboxamide formyltransferase/IMP cyclohydrolase produces MKRALISVSDKTGVIELAQAFVSHDVEVVSTGGTHKLLHGAGVPVTNISDITGFPEIMDGRVKTLHPNIFGGLLAIRANDEHMGAIEGLDIKPIDYVIVNLYPFQATIEKPNVTFEEAIENIDIGGPSMLRAAAKNYQDVAVVVDSGDYARIIDGLDNDNPLTRAEKLGLATKVFRHTAAYDALISQYLTQATGEAFPERLTVTYEKVQDLRYGENPHQQAAFYAEPGAASHTIAGAKQLHGKELSYNNINDANAALAIVQEFNEPAVVAIKHTNPCGVGIAETILDAYIKAYEADPVSIFGGIVALNREVDLQTAQKMSELFLEIILAPSYTTGALELLTQKKNLRVMTVEMTPQGGIPALGTPRTTQKVQGGLLIQDLDLQTVTETDVQVVTKRQPTSEEMKQLLFAWKVVKHVKSNAIVLAGADRTVGVGAGQMNRVGAAKIAIEQAGDLAKGSVLASDAFFPMADTVQAAAAAGVTAIVQPGGSIKDADSIAAADEAGIAMIFTSVRHFKH; encoded by the coding sequence ATGAAACGCGCACTGATCTCGGTATCGGATAAAACGGGTGTCATCGAACTGGCTCAAGCGTTCGTCAGCCACGACGTCGAAGTCGTCTCCACAGGCGGCACGCACAAACTGCTGCACGGAGCGGGTGTGCCCGTGACCAACATTTCGGACATCACAGGCTTTCCGGAAATCATGGATGGCCGCGTCAAGACGCTCCACCCGAACATCTTCGGCGGCCTGCTCGCCATCCGTGCCAACGACGAGCACATGGGAGCGATTGAGGGGCTCGACATCAAGCCGATCGACTATGTGATCGTCAACCTCTACCCGTTCCAAGCCACGATTGAAAAGCCGAACGTAACGTTTGAAGAAGCGATCGAAAACATCGACATCGGCGGTCCGTCGATGTTGCGGGCTGCGGCGAAAAACTATCAGGACGTTGCCGTCGTCGTCGATAGCGGCGACTATGCGCGGATCATCGATGGGCTCGACAACGACAACCCGCTGACCCGTGCCGAAAAATTGGGCTTGGCGACCAAAGTGTTCCGCCACACGGCAGCGTATGACGCGCTGATCTCGCAGTACCTCACGCAAGCGACAGGCGAAGCGTTTCCAGAACGCCTGACCGTCACCTACGAAAAGGTGCAAGACCTGCGCTACGGCGAGAACCCGCATCAACAGGCCGCTTTTTATGCCGAGCCGGGTGCGGCTTCGCACACGATTGCAGGTGCAAAGCAACTGCACGGCAAAGAATTGTCTTATAATAACATTAACGATGCCAACGCCGCGCTTGCGATCGTTCAAGAGTTCAACGAGCCGGCTGTGGTGGCGATCAAGCATACCAACCCGTGCGGGGTCGGCATTGCTGAAACCATCTTGGACGCGTACATCAAAGCGTACGAAGCGGACCCCGTGTCGATCTTCGGTGGCATCGTCGCGCTGAATCGTGAAGTGGACCTTCAGACCGCGCAAAAGATGAGCGAACTGTTTCTCGAAATCATCCTCGCGCCGTCCTACACCACCGGGGCGCTCGAGCTGTTGACCCAAAAGAAAAACCTCCGCGTCATGACCGTCGAGATGACCCCGCAAGGCGGCATCCCGGCGCTTGGCACACCGCGCACCACCCAGAAAGTGCAGGGCGGGCTTTTGATCCAAGACCTCGACTTGCAAACGGTCACCGAAACGGACGTCCAAGTGGTGACCAAACGCCAGCCGACCAGCGAAGAGATGAAGCAGTTGCTGTTCGCGTGGAAAGTGGTCAAGCATGTCAAATCGAATGCGATCGTGCTGGCTGGCGCAGACCGCACGGTCGGGGTTGGTGCTGGGCAAATGAACCGCGTCGGTGCGGCGAAGATCGCCATCGAGCAAGCGGGCGACCTAGCCAAAGGTTCCGTGTTGGCATCCGATGCGTTCTTCCCGATGGCAGATACGGTGCAAGCGGCCGCGGCGGCAGGTGTGACCGCCATCGTTCAGCCGGGCGGTTCGATCAAAGATGCAGACTCGATTGCGGCGGCAGATGAGGCGGGGATCGCGATGATCTTCACGTCCGTTCGTCATTTTAAACACTAA
- the purC gene encoding phosphoribosylaminoimidazolesuccinocarboxamide synthase: protein MTTKGEMLYEGKAKRVYHTEHPDQYIVEYKDDATAFNGEKKGTITGKGQLNNAISTIFMEMLEKHNIPTHFISKLNDNEQLVKKVEIVLLEVVVRNIAAGSLAKRLGLAEGTVLPKAVVEFYYKDDDLGDPLINDSHIDVLELATPETVAQMAAYGRQINDILINYLKDRNVKLVDFKLEFGITPQGELLLADEISPDTCRFWDADTNEKLDKDRFRRDMGDVEEAYQEMLRRLGGVEV from the coding sequence ATGACAACCAAAGGCGAAATGCTTTACGAAGGCAAAGCAAAACGCGTTTACCATACCGAACACCCGGATCAATATATTGTCGAATACAAAGATGATGCCACCGCATTCAACGGCGAAAAGAAAGGCACCATCACTGGCAAAGGCCAACTGAACAACGCCATCTCCACCATCTTTATGGAGATGCTCGAAAAGCACAACATTCCGACCCACTTCATCTCCAAGTTGAACGACAACGAGCAACTGGTCAAAAAAGTCGAAATTGTGTTGCTTGAAGTTGTCGTCCGCAACATTGCGGCCGGATCGCTTGCCAAACGCCTCGGCCTCGCCGAAGGGACCGTCCTGCCGAAAGCGGTTGTCGAGTTCTACTACAAAGACGACGACCTCGGCGACCCGCTGATCAATGACTCGCACATCGACGTGCTGGAGCTGGCGACCCCGGAGACGGTGGCGCAGATGGCCGCGTATGGCCGTCAGATCAACGACATCCTGATCAACTACCTCAAAGACCGCAACGTCAAATTGGTCGATTTCAAACTCGAATTCGGTATCACCCCGCAAGGCGAATTGCTGCTGGCCGATGAGATTTCGCCCGACACTTGCCGCTTCTGGGATGCGGACACCAACGAAAAGCTGGACAAAGACCGTTTCCGCCGCGACATGGGCGATGTGGAAGAAGCCTATCAAGAAATGCTGCGCCGCTTAGGAGGAGTCGAAGTATGA
- the purQ gene encoding phosphoribosylformylglycinamidine synthase subunit PurQ, protein MKFAVLVFPGSNCDIDAVKAVEDVLGEAVEPVWHTTTDLSGYDAIIVPGGFSYGDYLRCGAIARFSPVMEAVKQAAAEGKFIIGICNGFQILTESGLLPGALRHNDHLQFRCAISPLVVENNSTPFTSDYAQGQVIHIPIAHGEGNYHVDEETLSRMKANNQIVFRYYEHNPNGSLERIAGVCNEAGNVLGMMPHPERAVHQLLGSEDGKALFTSILKAWRDKQGA, encoded by the coding sequence ATGAAGTTCGCCGTCCTGGTTTTTCCGGGTTCCAACTGTGACATCGACGCGGTGAAAGCGGTGGAAGACGTGCTGGGCGAAGCGGTCGAACCGGTCTGGCACACGACCACCGATCTCTCCGGCTATGATGCGATTATCGTTCCGGGTGGCTTCTCCTACGGGGACTACCTGCGCTGCGGTGCGATCGCCCGCTTTTCGCCTGTGATGGAAGCGGTCAAACAGGCTGCTGCCGAGGGCAAATTTATCATCGGGATCTGCAACGGTTTCCAGATTCTCACCGAATCGGGGCTCCTGCCGGGCGCGTTGCGCCACAACGACCACCTGCAATTTCGCTGTGCGATCTCACCGCTCGTCGTCGAGAACAACAGCACGCCGTTTACGTCCGACTACGCACAAGGCCAAGTGATCCACATCCCGATCGCGCATGGCGAAGGCAACTACCATGTGGACGAAGAGACTTTGTCCCGGATGAAAGCGAACAATCAGATCGTTTTCCGTTACTATGAGCACAATCCGAACGGCTCGCTGGAGCGCATCGCCGGGGTCTGCAATGAAGCTGGCAACGTGCTGGGCATGATGCCGCACCCGGAGCGCGCCGTCCATCAATTGCTCGGCTCCGAAGATGGCAAAGCGCTATTCACGTCGATTCTGAAAGCATGGAGGGACAAACAAGGTGCGTAA
- the purL gene encoding phosphoribosylformylglycinamidine synthase subunit PurL has product MRNEPTPKQIAEEKIYRTFGLNDEEYDRIVTLMGRQPNYTETGIYSVMWSEHCSYKSSRPVLKKFPTTAPHVLQGPGENAGIIDIGDNLAVSFKIESHNHPSAIEPYQGAATGVGGIIRDVFTMGARPIALLNSLRFGEIEGDDNVHNRYLFSNVVAGIAGYGNCIGIPTVGGEVVFDDRYRHNPLVNAMCVGLMTHDQIAKGFASGVGNPVLAVGARTGRDGIHGATFASTEDPHSKERSAVQVGDPFMEKLLLEACLELIATGDVIGIQDMGAAGLTSSSSEMAARAGSGIELDMTKVPCREEGMTPYEMMLSESQERMLVVMEKGKEHIATEIFEKWGLEAAVIGRVTDDSKLRLKWGEETVAEIVVSTLVDDAPVYHRPSQRPAYLDATLAFDPSSVSVPTSLTDTLHELLRTPTIASKEYVYQQYDYMVRTNTVVRPGSDAAVVSIRGTQKALAMSTDGNGRYVYLNPYLGGAHTIAESARNLICSGAKPLAVTDCLNYSSPEKPEIFYQFEESCAGISEACRVLSTPVISGNVSLYNQTNDVDIYPTPIIGMVGLIEDTAHITTQSFKASGNKIYLIGPAENGQIGGSEYLRVVHGAVAGDAPPLDLNVEKTVQQATLTAIQSGLIEAAHDLAEGGLAIALAESAIGGQIGASIDITSQQRLDEVLFGEAASRILVEVKQENEAAFEALMAEHSASLTALGILSGDSLTIRVNGTTVIDDKVEHLQATWKGAIPCLMN; this is encoded by the coding sequence GTGCGTAACGAACCGACTCCTAAGCAAATTGCTGAAGAAAAAATCTATCGCACGTTCGGACTGAACGATGAAGAGTATGACCGCATCGTCACCCTGATGGGCCGTCAGCCTAACTATACGGAGACGGGCATTTATTCGGTCATGTGGTCCGAACACTGCTCCTATAAATCGTCCCGCCCGGTCTTGAAAAAGTTCCCGACCACAGCCCCGCACGTCTTGCAAGGGCCGGGGGAGAACGCCGGGATCATCGACATCGGTGACAACCTCGCCGTCTCCTTCAAGATCGAGTCGCACAACCACCCGTCCGCCATCGAACCGTACCAAGGGGCGGCGACCGGAGTGGGCGGGATCATCCGCGACGTCTTCACGATGGGTGCGCGTCCGATCGCGCTGCTCAACTCGTTGCGCTTTGGCGAAATCGAAGGCGATGACAATGTGCACAACCGCTACCTGTTCTCCAACGTGGTCGCAGGCATCGCCGGGTATGGCAACTGCATCGGCATCCCGACGGTCGGCGGCGAAGTTGTCTTTGATGATCGCTACCGCCACAACCCGCTGGTCAACGCGATGTGTGTCGGCCTGATGACTCACGACCAGATCGCCAAAGGCTTCGCGAGCGGCGTCGGCAACCCGGTGCTTGCGGTCGGCGCGCGCACAGGTCGCGACGGAATTCACGGCGCGACGTTCGCCTCGACCGAAGATCCGCACAGCAAAGAGCGTTCGGCTGTGCAAGTCGGTGACCCGTTCATGGAGAAATTGTTGCTCGAAGCTTGCCTCGAACTGATCGCGACGGGCGATGTGATCGGCATCCAAGATATGGGGGCGGCTGGCCTGACCTCCTCTTCCTCGGAGATGGCAGCCCGCGCCGGCTCTGGCATCGAGCTTGACATGACGAAAGTGCCGTGCCGCGAAGAAGGCATGACGCCGTATGAAATGATGCTGTCCGAATCGCAAGAGCGGATGCTCGTCGTCATGGAAAAAGGCAAAGAGCACATCGCCACGGAGATTTTTGAAAAATGGGGTCTGGAAGCGGCCGTCATCGGTCGCGTGACAGACGACAGCAAGTTGCGCCTGAAGTGGGGCGAGGAAACGGTGGCTGAAATCGTCGTCTCCACGCTCGTCGATGATGCGCCCGTCTACCACCGTCCGTCCCAGCGTCCGGCCTATCTCGACGCCACGCTCGCCTTTGACCCGTCGAGCGTTAGCGTTCCGACCAGCCTGACCGACACCTTGCATGAACTGTTGCGCACGCCGACCATCGCGTCGAAAGAATACGTCTATCAGCAATATGATTACATGGTTCGCACCAACACCGTCGTGCGTCCAGGCTCCGACGCTGCGGTCGTCTCCATTCGCGGCACTCAAAAGGCGCTGGCGATGAGCACCGATGGCAACGGTCGTTACGTCTATCTCAATCCGTACCTCGGCGGCGCGCACACGATTGCAGAATCGGCGCGCAACCTGATCTGCTCCGGCGCGAAACCGCTGGCTGTCACCGACTGCCTCAACTACTCGTCGCCGGAGAAACCGGAGATTTTCTACCAGTTCGAAGAAAGCTGTGCGGGCATCTCCGAAGCGTGCCGCGTGCTGAGCACCCCGGTCATCTCCGGCAACGTCTCACTGTACAACCAGACGAACGATGTCGATATCTACCCGACGCCGATCATCGGCATGGTCGGTCTGATCGAAGACACCGCGCACATCACCACCCAATCGTTCAAAGCGTCGGGCAACAAAATCTACCTGATCGGCCCGGCCGAAAACGGTCAGATCGGTGGTTCCGAGTACCTGCGCGTCGTGCATGGCGCGGTGGCGGGCGATGCGCCGCCGCTCGACCTGAACGTGGAAAAAACGGTGCAACAAGCGACGCTCACCGCCATCCAATCCGGCCTGATTGAAGCGGCACACGACCTTGCAGAAGGCGGTCTCGCTATCGCGCTGGCCGAATCGGCGATCGGCGGTCAGATCGGTGCCAGCATCGACATCACATCCCAGCAACGACTGGATGAAGTGCTGTTTGGGGAAGCGGCATCCCGCATCCTCGTCGAAGTGAAGCAGGAGAACGAAGCCGCTTTCGAAGCGCTGATGGCAGAACACTCCGCTTCGCTGACCGCGCTCGGCATCCTCAGCGGGGACAGCTTGACGATCCGCGTCAACGGCACGACCGTTATCGACGACAAGGTGGAGCATCTGCAAGCTACGTGGAAAGGAGCAATCCCATGTCTGATGAACTAA
- the purB gene encoding adenylosuccinate lyase: MIDRYTLPEMGKIWELHNRFANWLEVEILACEAWAELGIIPKEDVKLIREKATFTVERILEIEESTRHDVVAFTRAVSESLGDESKWVHYGLTSTDVVDTALSSQIRQANQIIRQDIEDFIEVLGTKAKEHKYTVMMGRTHGVHAEPTTFGLKVGLWFEEMKRNLERFNQATETIEYGKMSGAVGTYANIDPFVEQFVCEKLGLKASPISTQTLQRDRHAHYMSTLAIIGCTLDKIATEIRALQKTEFREAEEPFYKGQKGSSAMPHKRNPVSCEQVSGLARILRGNSLAAYENVPLWHERDISHSSVERVIIPDSTILVNYMLRKMIRIIKDLTVFPENMKRNMDRTYGLIYSQRVLLALIDKGLTRETAYDTVQARAMQSWEEQRSFREIVESDAVITSHLSPAELDDCFDYNWHLKHVDTIFDRLGL, translated from the coding sequence GTGATCGATCGTTACACCTTACCGGAAATGGGTAAAATATGGGAGCTGCACAATCGCTTCGCCAATTGGCTCGAAGTAGAAATTCTCGCTTGCGAAGCATGGGCAGAATTGGGCATCATCCCCAAAGAGGATGTCAAACTGATCCGTGAAAAAGCTACCTTCACCGTCGAGCGCATCTTGGAGATCGAAGAATCGACCCGTCATGACGTGGTGGCATTCACCCGTGCGGTCTCCGAATCGCTCGGCGATGAGTCGAAGTGGGTGCATTACGGTCTGACCTCGACAGACGTTGTCGATACGGCGTTGTCCAGCCAGATTCGTCAAGCCAACCAGATCATTCGCCAAGACATCGAAGACTTCATCGAGGTGCTCGGCACCAAGGCGAAAGAGCACAAATACACCGTGATGATGGGTCGTACGCACGGCGTGCATGCCGAGCCGACCACGTTCGGTCTGAAAGTCGGCCTTTGGTTCGAAGAGATGAAGCGCAACCTTGAACGCTTCAATCAAGCGACCGAAACGATCGAATACGGCAAAATGTCGGGTGCGGTCGGCACCTATGCGAACATCGACCCGTTCGTCGAGCAGTTCGTTTGCGAAAAGCTCGGCCTGAAAGCGTCACCGATCTCGACCCAGACTTTGCAGCGCGACCGCCACGCACATTACATGAGCACGCTGGCGATCATCGGCTGCACCTTGGACAAGATCGCCACTGAGATTCGCGCCTTGCAAAAAACCGAATTCCGCGAAGCGGAAGAGCCGTTCTACAAAGGGCAAAAAGGCTCCTCGGCGATGCCGCACAAGCGCAATCCGGTCTCCTGTGAGCAAGTGTCCGGTCTCGCCCGCATTCTGCGCGGCAACTCGCTGGCCGCTTATGAAAACGTACCGCTCTGGCATGAGCGCGACATCTCGCACTCCTCCGTCGAGCGCGTGATCATCCCGGACAGCACGATTCTGGTCAACTACATGCTGCGCAAGATGATCCGCATCATCAAAGACCTGACCGTGTTCCCGGAGAACATGAAGCGCAACATGGATCGCACGTACGGATTGATCTACTCCCAGCGCGTCCTGCTCGCTCTGATCGACAAAGGGCTGACCCGCGAGACGGCATACGACACGGTACAAGCTCGTGCGATGCAGTCGTGGGAAGAACAGCGCTCCTTCCGCGAAATCGTGGAAAGCGATGCGGTGATCACGTCTCACCTCTCGCCAGCCGAACTGGATGACTGCTTCGATTACAACTGGCATCTCAAACACGTCGATACCATCTTTGACCGTCTTGGCCTGTAA
- the purE gene encoding 5-(carboxyamino)imidazole ribonucleotide mutase, whose protein sequence is MARKVLILMGSDSDLKVMNEAAKALHALEVETEIRISSAHRVPDKTMKLARSARENGFGAIIAGAGLAAHLPGVVAACTTLPVIGVPIQGGAIQGIDALYAIVQMPKGIPVATVAVNGAFNAGLLAAQILATADDELATRLDSYRAQLASEVEAKDDKLQTIGVEAYLNN, encoded by the coding sequence ATGGCGAGAAAAGTATTGATTCTCATGGGCAGTGATTCCGATTTGAAAGTGATGAACGAAGCGGCAAAAGCACTGCACGCACTGGAAGTCGAGACGGAAATCCGCATCTCTTCGGCACACCGCGTACCTGATAAAACGATGAAACTCGCGCGCTCCGCTCGCGAAAATGGCTTCGGCGCGATCATCGCCGGCGCGGGCCTGGCCGCTCATCTGCCGGGCGTTGTGGCCGCTTGCACGACTCTTCCGGTGATCGGTGTTCCGATCCAAGGTGGGGCGATCCAAGGCATCGACGCACTCTACGCGATCGTACAGATGCCCAAAGGCATTCCGGTCGCAACGGTCGCCGTCAACGGCGCTTTTAATGCCGGACTGCTCGCTGCACAAATTCTCGCGACTGCAGACGATGAACTCGCAACTCGTCTCGACAGCTACCGCGCACAACTCGCTTCCGAAGTGGAAGCAAAAGACGACAAACTGCAAACGATCGGCGTAGAAGCCTATCTGAACAACTAG
- the purS gene encoding phosphoribosylformylglycinamidine synthase subunit PurS, whose protein sequence is MITARIHVTLKQSVLDPQGTAVTKSLHALGYAEVQDVRIGKFLELKLDTADRAQAEARVTDMCEKLLANTVIEKYEFELVEA, encoded by the coding sequence ATGATCACCGCTCGCATTCACGTCACGCTTAAACAGTCCGTTCTCGACCCGCAAGGCACCGCCGTCACCAAGTCGCTGCATGCGCTGGGCTACGCGGAAGTACAGGATGTACGCATCGGCAAGTTTCTCGAACTGAAGCTCGACACGGCAGATCGCGCCCAAGCGGAAGCGCGTGTGACCGACATGTGTGAAAAACTGCTGGCAAACACTGTGATCGAAAAATACGAATTTGAACTTGTGGAGGCCTAA
- the purM gene encoding phosphoribosylformylglycinamidine cyclo-ligase — MSELYKAAGVDIDAGNEAVNRMKSHVARTMRPEVATMLGGFGGGFQLDVSKYKNPMLVSGTDGVGTKLKLAFAMDKHDTIGIDAVAMCVNDIVVMGAEPLFFLDYLATGKVVPETIESIVKGIADGCEQSGCALIGGETAEMPGMYQDGEYDIAGFTVGVVDKDKLIDIANVQAGDLIIGLSSSGIHSNGYSLVRKLFFGDNEYSLDHVFPEIGQPLGEVLLTPTKIYVKTILALLERFDIHAMAHITGGGFLENIPRALPEGLSAEIQVGSWPIQPVFNTMRRLGNIETFDLFRTFNMGIGMILILPEAQAKDVVAAAEALGEEANIIGAIIEGPHDVQLKGI; from the coding sequence ATGAGCGAACTGTACAAAGCGGCGGGCGTCGATATCGACGCGGGCAACGAAGCGGTCAACCGCATGAAATCCCACGTGGCGCGCACGATGCGCCCGGAAGTGGCGACGATGCTCGGCGGATTTGGCGGCGGGTTCCAGCTCGACGTATCCAAATATAAAAACCCCATGCTCGTCTCCGGCACCGACGGTGTCGGCACGAAGTTGAAGCTCGCCTTTGCGATGGACAAGCATGACACGATCGGCATCGATGCGGTGGCGATGTGCGTCAACGACATCGTGGTGATGGGCGCTGAACCGCTCTTTTTCCTCGACTACCTCGCGACGGGCAAAGTGGTTCCGGAGACGATCGAAAGCATCGTCAAAGGCATCGCCGACGGCTGTGAGCAGTCAGGCTGTGCGCTGATCGGCGGCGAGACGGCCGAGATGCCGGGCATGTATCAGGACGGGGAATATGACATCGCCGGATTTACGGTCGGCGTGGTGGACAAAGACAAACTGATCGACATCGCAAACGTCCAAGCGGGCGACCTGATCATCGGCCTGTCCTCCAGCGGCATCCACTCCAACGGTTACTCGTTGGTGCGCAAGCTGTTCTTCGGCGACAACGAATATTCGCTCGACCATGTGTTCCCGGAGATCGGGCAGCCGCTCGGTGAAGTGCTGCTCACCCCGACCAAGATTTATGTGAAAACGATCTTGGCACTGCTCGAGCGCTTCGACATCCACGCGATGGCACACATCACCGGGGGCGGATTTTTGGAAAATATCCCGCGGGCGTTGCCGGAAGGGTTGTCGGCGGAGATTCAAGTCGGGTCGTGGCCGATTCAGCCGGTGTTTAACACGATGCGTCGCCTCGGCAACATCGAGACGTTTGACCTGTTCCGCACCTTCAACATGGGCATCGGCATGATCTTGATCCTGCCAGAAGCGCAAGCGAAAGACGTGGTGGCAGCAGCCGAAGCGCTCGGCGAAGAAGCGAACATCATCGGCGCGATCATCGAAGGTCCGCACGACGTACAGTTGAAGGGGATCTAA
- the purF gene encoding amidophosphoribosyltransferase, whose product MTDDELFDKWHEECGVFAIFGHENAAQLTYFALVALQHRGQESAGIATVDGLKLYHQKGMGLVSEAIPNEAMPRLSKGHAAVGHVRYSTTGVSQLINAQPLVFNFQRGNMALAHNGNLVNAHQLHSFLEHRGAIFQSTSDTEVVAHLIARSGHTDMADNIREALSIVKGAYAFCILTDDKLYAMRDANGLRPMVLGKIGDAYCVSSESCAFDTIGAEFVRDIEPGEMLIISKDGVESTRFAGSAKRALCTFEYIYFARPDSDIDGFNVHAVRKDFGKLLYREHPVEADVVIGVPDSSISSAIGYAEESGIPYEIGLIKNRYVGRTFIQPSQELRARGVKLKLNAVRKIVEGKRVVMIDDSIVRGTTSGRIVTMLREAGAVEVHVRIASPPVTHSCFYGIDTSARHELIASNKSVEQIREYIGADTLAFLTEATMMQAFGIMDGKEHGHCNACFNGKYPTEVYEDLTKSIMDR is encoded by the coding sequence ATGACGGACGACGAGCTGTTCGACAAATGGCATGAAGAATGCGGCGTGTTCGCTATCTTTGGCCATGAAAATGCGGCACAGCTCACCTACTTCGCGCTCGTAGCGCTCCAACACCGCGGTCAAGAGTCGGCGGGGATTGCGACCGTTGACGGTCTCAAACTGTATCATCAAAAAGGCATGGGTCTCGTGTCGGAAGCGATTCCGAACGAGGCCATGCCTCGTCTTTCCAAAGGCCATGCGGCGGTCGGCCATGTGCGCTACTCGACGACTGGCGTTTCGCAACTGATCAACGCACAGCCGCTGGTGTTCAATTTCCAGCGCGGCAACATGGCGCTGGCTCACAACGGCAACTTGGTCAATGCCCACCAACTGCACAGCTTCTTGGAGCACCGCGGTGCCATTTTCCAATCGACTTCTGACACCGAAGTGGTCGCACATCTGATCGCTCGCTCCGGCCACACCGACATGGCGGACAACATTCGGGAAGCGCTGTCGATCGTCAAAGGAGCCTATGCGTTCTGCATCCTGACCGATGACAAGCTGTATGCGATGCGCGATGCGAACGGCCTGCGTCCGATGGTGCTCGGCAAAATTGGTGATGCGTACTGCGTGTCGTCCGAGTCCTGCGCCTTCGATACGATCGGCGCTGAGTTCGTCCGCGACATCGAGCCAGGCGAAATGCTGATCATCTCCAAAGACGGAGTGGAATCGACCCGCTTTGCAGGCTCGGCCAAGCGCGCGCTCTGCACGTTCGAATACATCTATTTCGCGCGTCCCGACTCGGACATCGACGGTTTTAACGTCCATGCGGTGCGCAAAGATTTTGGCAAACTGCTCTACCGGGAACATCCGGTCGAAGCGGACGTCGTCATCGGCGTGCCAGACTCTTCGATCTCGTCGGCGATCGGCTATGCCGAAGAATCGGGCATCCCTTATGAGATCGGGCTGATCAAAAACCGCTACGTTGGCCGCACCTTCATCCAACCGAGCCAAGAACTGCGCGCGCGCGGTGTTAAGCTCAAGCTGAACGCGGTGCGCAAGATCGTTGAAGGCAAGCGCGTCGTGATGATCGACGACTCGATCGTGCGTGGCACCACCTCGGGCCGCATCGTCACCATGCTGCGCGAAGCGGGAGCGGTCGAAGTGCATGTGCGCATCGCCTCGCCGCCTGTCACCCATTCCTGCTTCTACGGTATCGACACATCGGCTCGCCATGAGCTGATCGCTTCGAATAAATCGGTCGAGCAGATTCGCGAGTACATCGGTGCGGACACGCTCGCTTTCCTGACCGAAGCCACGATGATGCAGGCGTTTGGCATCATGGACGGCAAAGAGCACGGGCATTGCAACGCTTGTTTCAACGGGAAATACCCGACCGAAGTGTATGAAGACCTGACCAAATCGATCATGGATCGCTAG